Proteins co-encoded in one bacterium genomic window:
- the gspC gene encoding type II secretion system protein GspC, producing MAGGIRQYSWAIDLFGILACAFFLAKVTSVYLGKSMEVQRSVGVLKTSDVAPSELKRRSVDDYSIIIDRNIFDSTPPTKEGEAAPEAAAEEAAELTGEAVLTSLSLNILGVLVVGNGDDSRSSATIGGAAAAPTPAKGKAGTGGGGGGAKVYAVGDEESFAPNTKLTLVQPDRIEFVHNGRLEYAEVKPASASDIFAPPVREPIAMAGPSKEAEVPALIKRDEPGKFTVDQREVQDALGNLDKLYTEIRAVPNFAGGKVSGMKILSVKSDSIFAKLGLRRGDVLQKINGMELDVKKGFEIFSALKDEKQITLDLVRQGQPTTLDYEIR from the coding sequence ATGGCCGGGGGCATCCGTCAGTATTCATGGGCAATCGACTTATTTGGCATCCTTGCCTGTGCCTTTTTCCTGGCCAAGGTCACGAGCGTATATCTCGGCAAGTCGATGGAGGTGCAGAGGTCCGTGGGTGTGCTCAAGACTTCGGATGTCGCTCCTTCAGAGCTCAAAAGAAGGAGCGTCGATGACTACAGCATCATCATCGATCGCAATATATTCGATTCAACGCCCCCGACCAAGGAGGGTGAGGCTGCTCCGGAGGCCGCTGCCGAGGAGGCTGCTGAGCTGACTGGAGAGGCTGTCTTGACCAGCCTTTCCCTCAATATCCTGGGGGTGCTCGTGGTGGGAAACGGCGATGATTCGCGATCTTCCGCAACAATAGGGGGGGCTGCCGCAGCGCCGACGCCTGCCAAGGGAAAGGCCGGGACAGGGGGAGGAGGCGGCGGGGCCAAAGTCTACGCGGTCGGCGACGAGGAGAGCTTTGCGCCGAACACCAAGCTCACCCTTGTCCAGCCGGACCGGATAGAATTTGTACACAACGGAAGACTCGAGTATGCTGAGGTCAAACCGGCCTCAGCATCCGATATTTTCGCGCCGCCCGTCAGGGAGCCGATCGCCATGGCAGGTCCGTCCAAGGAGGCTGAGGTCCCTGCGCTGATCAAGAGGGATGAGCCTGGAAAGTTCACCGTGGACCAGAGGGAGGTCCAGGATGCGCTGGGAAACCTGGACAAGCTCTATACGGAGATCAGGGCGGTGCCGAACTTCGCAGGCGGCAAAGTGTCGGGCATGAAAATACTCTCCGTGAAAAGCGATTCGATTTTTGCTAAACTCGGTCTTCGCAGGGGAGACGTGCTTCAGAAGATCAACGGCATGGAGCTCGACGTGAAAAAGGGTTTTGAGATCTTCAGCGCCCTGAAGGACGAGAAGCAGATAACGCTCGACCTTGTGAGACAGGGACAGCCAACCACCTTGGACTATGAGATACGTTAA